Proteins found in one Eretmochelys imbricata isolate rEreImb1 chromosome 9, rEreImb1.hap1, whole genome shotgun sequence genomic segment:
- the LOC144269882 gene encoding lysosomal amino acid transporter 1 homolog isoform X1, with protein sequence MMAPQLYTHAFNISSVENRRLCINGTPWIWHLLEECVENAWEYWSVVIGLISIVCFLFAALPQLYVAYQNGKVDQALSLGFLLCWIGGDLTNFIGCYLTNQLPIQIVTAIFYVNMDVIVISQFAYYKLKNQKTTKCSINLKNFCVTWVLMSITLCVILPSQLLLRNQDQSTVLEASKNTLGMIEMSGFICGYVSCMFYLGSRFPQLYKNRQGRKTAHLSERTGEVDLNLKVGAEFQRRSTEGTSYLLFALAMMGNCTYGLSLVLKMPAAKALRNLYFLHHLPWLIGSFGVLFLDIFPYEFKCNTSIEEPWGRSTYSPDRHSEIDPLVVDLGGLVKTRQINSRSLSSLSLYPTPDEKSEMTAQFIMYRKQNKRRPSLVAMEVEPLLVNDEDS encoded by the exons ATGATGGCTCCTCAGCTGTATACACATGCTTTCAATATCTCTTCAGTAGAGAATAGGAGATTGTGTATAAATGGAACACCATGGATTTGGCATCTCTTGGAAGAATGTGTAGAAAATGCGTGGGAGTACTGGAGCGTTGTCATAGGACTGATTTCCATTGTCTGTTTTCTGTTTGCTGCACTACC tcaACTTTATGTTGCTTATCAGAATGGAAAAGTGGACCAAGCACTCTCTCTGGGCTTTTTGCTGTGTTGGATTGGTGGGGACCTTACAAATTTCATAGGCTGTTATTTAACAAATCAACTGCCAATTCAG ATTGTCACTGCCATCTTTTATGTTAACATGGACGTAATTGTGATCTCACAGTTTGCCTACTATAAGCTCAAGAATCAGAAGACAACAAAAT GCAGCATAAACCTGAAGAATTTCTGTGTAACCTGGGTCTTGATGTCTATAACATTGTGTGTAATTTTACCCAGTCAGCTACTGCTACGAAACCAAGACCAGAGTACTGTGCTGGAAGCTAGCAAG AACACTCTTGGTATGATAGAAATGTCAGGTTTCATTTGTGGCTATGTATCTTGCATGTTTTACTTGGGATCTAGATTTCCCCAGCTGTATAAAAAC AGGCAAGGAAGGAAAACTGCACATCTTTCAGAGAGGACAGGAGAAGTAGATCTGAATCTGAAGGTGGGGGCAGAG tTCCAGAGAAGGTCCACAGAAGGCACATCTTACCTGCTGTTTGCATTAGCCATGATGGGAAACTGTACTTATGGACTGAGCCTTGTTTTAAAGATGCCTGCAGCTAAGGCTCTCAGAAACCTCTACTTTTTACACCATCTTCCATGGCTCATTGGGAGCTTTGGAGTTCTGTTTCTAGATATTTTT CCTTATGAATTTAAGTGCAACACATCCATAGAGGAGCCTTGGGGCAGGTCTACGTACAGCCCAGATCGACACTCTGAGATTGATCCATTAGTGGTCGATTTAgggggtctagtgaagacccgccagatcaacagcagatcgctctccagtctaTCCCTGTATCCAACGCCTGACGAGAAGAGTGAG
- the LOC144269882 gene encoding lysosomal amino acid transporter 1 homolog isoform X2 — protein sequence MMAPQLYTHAFNISSVENRRLCINGTPWIWHLLEECVENAWEYWSVVIGLISIVCFLFAALPQLYVAYQNGKVDQALSLGFLLCWIGGDLTNFIGCYLTNQLPIQIVTAIFYVNMDVIVISQFAYYKLKNQKTTKCSINLKNFCVTWVLMSITLCVILPSQLLLRNQDQSTVLEASKNTLGMIEMSGFICGYVSCMFYLGSRFPQLYKNFQRRSTEGTSYLLFALAMMGNCTYGLSLVLKMPAAKALRNLYFLHHLPWLIGSFGVLFLDIFPYEFKCNTSIEEPWGRSTYSPDRHSEIDPLVVDLGGLVKTRQINSRSLSSLSLYPTPDEKSEMTAQFIMYRKQNKRRPSLVAMEVEPLLVNDEDS from the exons ATGATGGCTCCTCAGCTGTATACACATGCTTTCAATATCTCTTCAGTAGAGAATAGGAGATTGTGTATAAATGGAACACCATGGATTTGGCATCTCTTGGAAGAATGTGTAGAAAATGCGTGGGAGTACTGGAGCGTTGTCATAGGACTGATTTCCATTGTCTGTTTTCTGTTTGCTGCACTACC tcaACTTTATGTTGCTTATCAGAATGGAAAAGTGGACCAAGCACTCTCTCTGGGCTTTTTGCTGTGTTGGATTGGTGGGGACCTTACAAATTTCATAGGCTGTTATTTAACAAATCAACTGCCAATTCAG ATTGTCACTGCCATCTTTTATGTTAACATGGACGTAATTGTGATCTCACAGTTTGCCTACTATAAGCTCAAGAATCAGAAGACAACAAAAT GCAGCATAAACCTGAAGAATTTCTGTGTAACCTGGGTCTTGATGTCTATAACATTGTGTGTAATTTTACCCAGTCAGCTACTGCTACGAAACCAAGACCAGAGTACTGTGCTGGAAGCTAGCAAG AACACTCTTGGTATGATAGAAATGTCAGGTTTCATTTGTGGCTATGTATCTTGCATGTTTTACTTGGGATCTAGATTTCCCCAGCTGTATAAAAAC tTCCAGAGAAGGTCCACAGAAGGCACATCTTACCTGCTGTTTGCATTAGCCATGATGGGAAACTGTACTTATGGACTGAGCCTTGTTTTAAAGATGCCTGCAGCTAAGGCTCTCAGAAACCTCTACTTTTTACACCATCTTCCATGGCTCATTGGGAGCTTTGGAGTTCTGTTTCTAGATATTTTT CCTTATGAATTTAAGTGCAACACATCCATAGAGGAGCCTTGGGGCAGGTCTACGTACAGCCCAGATCGACACTCTGAGATTGATCCATTAGTGGTCGATTTAgggggtctagtgaagacccgccagatcaacagcagatcgctctccagtctaTCCCTGTATCCAACGCCTGACGAGAAGAGTGAG